A section of the Engystomops pustulosus chromosome 3, aEngPut4.maternal, whole genome shotgun sequence genome encodes:
- the LOC140122846 gene encoding protein kinase C-like 1B: protein MVEQVILKGYNRIQEQLHSLDEEYIQYYSKQDEDSKNGEQLENKISEDEEIEAEMQPQAPKRLENAMGRPRNRFLALLRRPRRWIASVKHRGTYIVNEEPSNEIPGPSHINLEDSMADTKGRKLQRVGQVVRNNMDHQTGNMVEQVILKEYNQIQEQLPSLDEEYIKYCSKQNDDSKNGEQLENKISEDEEIEAEVQPQAPKKLEKATGGPRNRFLALLRRPRRWIAGLKHRGTYIVNEEPSNEIPGPSHINMEDSMADSKASMSHTEDQKDDEEKQHTIQSIQSSKKKMDTCRSAQDVRRDPSSIDPTTREELCRSAQSSSSSGYQDTTAETSVVEAGTSAQASAATVPLSLESFTFHRLLGQGGFAQVYLATDRIRRERVAIKVINKRDYTEAGYSFVERHILQLSHASPFLIHGLAAFHTFNFVYYVMEVATRGDLLDLILEMCPLDTATVTFIIAEVVCGTKFLHSKGILHRDLKPENLLLTTEGHIKITDFGLAVKGVAKMITDDCRGTAGFAAPEMILGLPHGRAVDYFAIGVILFGLVTAWYPFPGEGPRELEQSVLNHEPHFPESLPPDTVSILQGLLCKDQFHRLGVKGDIREHQFFSDINWEDVEARKMAPPEILWSKAIDLNVEDTMDYAEPPHYIKSKYQKMFNQFSFVCPEWSTQYHPIITRNWVATLFSRWSSK, encoded by the exons ATGGTGGAGCAGGTCATCCTGAAAGGATATAACCGaatccaggagcagctccacagcctggatgAAGAGTACATACAATACTACAGCAAACAGGATGAGGACAGCAAAAATGGTGAACAACTGGAGAATAAAATCTCAGAGGATGAAGAAATAGAGGCAGAAATGCAACCACAGGCACCAAAGAGACTGGAGAACGCTATGGGTAGACCAAGAAACCGCTTTTTAGCCCTGCTCCGGAGACCACGGAGGTGGATTGCTAGTGTCAAACACAGAGGAACCTATATCGTCAATGAGGAACCTTCTAATGAGATCCCTGGACCCAGTCATATCAACTTGGAGGACAGTATGGCCGACACCAAAGGTAGGAAATTACAAAGGGTCGGCCAGGTGGTCAGAAACAACATGGATCATCAGACAGGCAACATGGTGGAGCAGGTCATCCTGAAAGAATATAACCAGATCCAGGAGCAGCTCCCCAGCCTGGATGAAGAGTACATCAAATACTGCAGCAAACAGAATGACGACAGCAAAAATGGTGAACAACTGGAGAATAAAATCTCAGAGGATGAAGAAATAGAGGCAGAAGTGCAACCACAGGCACCAAAGAAACTGGAGAAAGCTACGGGTGGACCAAGAAACCGCTTTTTAGCCCTGCTCCGGAGACCACGGAGGTGGATTGCTGGTCTCAAACACAGAGGAACCTATATCGTCAATGAGGAACCTTCTAATGAGATCCCTGGACCCAGTCATATCAACATGGAGGACAGTATGGCCGACAGCAAAG CCAGTATGTCACATACAGAAGACCAGAAGGATGATGAAGAGAAACAGCACACCATACAATCTATACAATCTAGCAAAAAGAAGATGGATACTTGTAGATCTGCGCAGGATGTCCGCCGTGACCCCAGCTCTATTGACCCTACTACCAGAGAGGAGCTCTGCAGGTCTGCACAGTCATCTTCGAGCAGCGGATACCAGGACACCACAGCTGAAACCTCTGTGGTAGAAGCCGGCACCTCTGCCCAAGCATCCGCTGCCACTGTGCCCCTATCACTCGAGTCCTTCACGTTCCACCGCTTACTGGGTCAAGGAGGCTTTGCTCAAGTCTACCTGGCGACAGATAGGATCCGCAGAGAGCGCGTCGCCATCAAGGTCATCAATAAAAGGGATTACACTGAAGCTGGCTACAGCTTTGTAGAGCGACACATCCTTCAACTCTCCCATGCCAGCCCATTTCTCATCCATGGGCTGGCTGCCTTCCACACGTTTAACTTTGTGTATTACGTAATGGAAGTGGCCACTAGAGGGGACCTGCTTGATCTTATCCTAGAAATGTGTCCTCTTGATACAGCGACTGTAACATTCATCATAGCAGAAGTGGTCTGTGGCACAAAATTCCTCCACAGCAAAGGGATTCTTCATCGAGATCTAAAGCCAGAAAATCTACTCCTGACCACGGAAGGCCATATCAAAATCACTGATTTTGGCCTGGCTGTGAAAGGCGTTGCTAAGATGATTACAGATGACTGTAGGGGGACGGCAGGATTTGCAGCCCCAGAAATGATCCTTGGCTTACCACATGGGAGAGCCGTGGATTATTTTGCCATTGGCGTCATCCTCTTTGGGCTGGTGACAGCATGGTATCCATTCCCTGGAGAAGGTCCAAGAGAATTGGAGCAATCTGTCCTCAATCATGAACCACACTTCCCAGAGTCTCTTCCCCCTGACACAGTCAGCATTTTACAAGGACTGTTGTGCAAAGACCAGTTCCATCGCCTTGGAGTCAAAGGAGACATCAGGGAACATCAATTCTTCTCTGATATAAACTGGGAAGATGTGGAAGCTAGGAAAATGGCACCACCAGAGATCCTGTGGTCAAAAGCCATTGACCTCAATGTGGAAGATACTATGGACTATGCTGAACCACCACACTACATAAAATCTAAGTACCAAAAAATGTTCAACCAGTTCAGCTTTGTATGTCCAGAATGGTCAACACAGTATCACCCTATCATCACCAGGAACTGGGTGGCCACACTCTTTAGCAGATGGTCATCCAAATAG